A single Nostoc sp. PCC 7107 DNA region contains:
- a CDS encoding MAPEG family protein, translating to MSPWTSLITALTLLLYSVITINVGRARAKYKVMPPKMTGEPNFERVLRVQQNTLEQTILFLPGLWLFSVYINPLWGAIIGAIWLVGRIVYAWGYYQAAEKRMIGFAITIISGSVLLLGSLIGIIITLVKS from the coding sequence ATGTCACCTTGGACTAGTCTCATCACTGCCTTAACATTGCTGCTGTACTCGGTAATCACAATTAATGTTGGTCGAGCTAGAGCAAAATACAAAGTAATGCCTCCCAAAATGACAGGAGAACCTAACTTTGAACGTGTACTGCGCGTCCAACAAAATACCCTAGAACAAACTATTTTATTCTTACCGGGTTTATGGTTGTTCTCTGTTTATATCAACCCATTGTGGGGAGCAATTATCGGTGCTATCTGGCTAGTAGGTAGAATTGTCTACGCTTGGGGATATTATCAGGCCGCAGAAAAGCGCATGATTGGCTTTGCTATTACTATTATTAGTGGGTCTGTCCTACTTTTAGGTTCGCTGATTGGCATCATTATCACTTTGGTAAAGTCGTAA
- a CDS encoding nuclease A inhibitor family protein, with translation MINQVTENLKQTSHDLLMMSESEYPFEVVCWKDQAQEPLTNEKLLQLTSHPLETPIELVDLDYFFRNSAEEKEWHNEIQKQDVQKFQTMLKTLKHNLTDIQVYRLGTINIDVYIIGKTASGDLAGISTKVVET, from the coding sequence ATGATTAATCAAGTTACGGAAAATCTGAAGCAAACTTCTCATGATTTGCTCATGATGAGTGAATCAGAATATCCCTTTGAAGTTGTTTGCTGGAAAGATCAAGCTCAGGAGCCTTTGACTAATGAAAAACTTCTCCAATTAACAAGTCATCCTTTAGAAACCCCAATTGAACTAGTAGACTTAGATTATTTTTTTCGGAACTCTGCTGAAGAGAAAGAATGGCATAATGAAATTCAAAAACAAGATGTGCAGAAATTCCAAACTATGCTTAAAACACTCAAGCATAATCTCACAGATATCCAAGTTTATCGTTTAGGGACGATAAATATTGATGTTTATATTATTGGTAAAACTGCATCTGGTGATTTAGCGGGAATTTCTACAAAAGTTGTAGAAACCTAA
- a CDS encoding DNA/RNA non-specific endonuclease, translated as MHKSKFFKFILPIALPAAVFAIFNSVQKPLTAQTNVNHLAMGNPTNAGSSTNNLLLSKFQYATSHNCFRGTPNWVSWQLNTSWLGSAPRQDDFRADTTLPSGCYRVQGTDYTGSGFDRGHMTPSADRTNTVANNSATFFMTNIIPQAPDNNQGVWANLENYTRSLVTSSTELYVIAGSYGTGGTGSNGARNTITTPTGGTITVPARTYKVIVVLNKPNSGAGSVTTSTRVIAVDIPNTQGVRNANWRSYRISVDTLESRLTSATGTTYNFLSNVPSSVQNVIEARVDNL; from the coding sequence ATGCACAAGTCTAAATTTTTCAAGTTTATTCTACCTATTGCTTTACCAGCAGCAGTTTTTGCCATATTTAATTCTGTTCAAAAGCCCCTAACGGCTCAAACCAATGTAAATCATTTAGCGATGGGAAATCCCACTAATGCAGGCAGTAGTACCAATAATTTATTATTAAGTAAATTTCAGTATGCCACTTCACATAACTGTTTTCGCGGCACACCAAATTGGGTAAGTTGGCAATTAAACACATCATGGTTAGGAAGTGCGCCTCGCCAAGATGATTTTCGTGCAGATACTACCTTACCTTCTGGTTGCTATCGAGTCCAAGGTACAGATTATACAGGTAGCGGCTTTGACAGAGGACACATGACTCCTTCTGCCGATAGAACTAACACAGTTGCTAACAATTCGGCTACATTTTTTATGACAAATATCATTCCCCAAGCCCCGGATAATAATCAAGGTGTATGGGCGAATTTGGAAAACTATACTAGAAGTTTAGTCACCTCAAGCACAGAACTCTATGTTATTGCTGGTTCTTATGGCACTGGTGGTACAGGGTCAAATGGTGCGAGAAACACGATTACAACACCTACGGGTGGTACAATCACTGTCCCAGCCAGAACTTACAAGGTGATTGTAGTTTTAAATAAACCAAATTCTGGAGCTGGTAGTGTAACTACCAGTACAAGGGTAATTGCGGTAGATATACCCAATACACAAGGTGTGAGAAATGCAAATTGGAGAAGTTATAGAATTAGTGTTGATACTTTAGAATCAAGACTTACTAGTGCAACGGGAACCACCTACAACTTTCTTTCTAACGTTCCTAGCTCTGTTCAAAACGTAATTGAGGCTAGAGTTGACAATTTATAA
- a CDS encoding ATP-binding protein gives MPNSNRLQMQDVRNSILVKVAAAIAILAGSFVLLGWMFHIEFLKMGNNPSLFTMKVNTALCFILLGMSLWLSQINKNKQTDVDFRQKLKRRRPVIYLWLARALSLIPIIIALLTIIQYLFGANFGIDELLFRDTQTPLLTSYPGRMGLNTAANFFFLGCALELLTDSTSERRYWYSQILTLMAGVISLEALIGYTYNIKILYSLFANGTPMALHTVLLFSVLCMGILWSNVDQGFMRVITGESYGGLLARRLLIAAIAVPLLLGWLIVQGQRAGYYEPDFAIAVFALILIIIFALLIWQCAAVVERLWFNNERTQTALRTYEEKLKSFVDANVIGILLGDVYGNIHQANDEFLRMVGYTREDLLAGHLKRDTITLPEYQHLDEQAIAQAKTNTNGACTPYKKEYLRKDGMCIPVLVGYVLVGEQQQESVAFILDLTERQQAQEKILQLNRDLQRRVVELQTLLDVIPIGIGIAEDRECRNIRVNPCFAKQLGISSEINASLTAPVAERPTTFKIYREGRELLPEELPMQYSAAHGVEVLDFELDIVHNNGQVTKLLEYVAPLFDEEGNSRGCIGAFLDITSRKQAEELQQQQQKWLEDVLNLMPRPLLFIEPGTARVKFANRTANELAGGEFPQDVPAEDYHTAYYCTDATGNRIPNEQMPGVRVARGERLHNVEMDWHTNQGVYSLLIFADTLPAMHGYPATCVLVFQDITKLKQAEKALSLGNKRLQLLFSTASALLSSQQPVALIDRVFRHLQEQINLDVYFNYLIEDNSQVMRLASYGGVTPELAKEIELLEFGKAVCGTAAQCHQLIYVEDVQQSSDPKTELIRSLGVKAYYCYPLIAQGKLFGTLSFGSCRRDFFTENQRGMMQAICDQIAIAMERASLISSLQQQTEQLQQANRMKDEFLAILSHELRSPLNAILGWAQLLRSRNLNETQIAKALETIERNARIQTQMIEDLLDISRMIRGKLNLKVSPCNLITIIESTIETVTLAAQAKEIELQFSRVNQGDLPHNASQFVISGDSDRLQQIMWNLLSNAIKFTPQGGRVEIHISRSVGHVTESLSYAQIQIIDTGVGIQREFLPYVFDRFRQADSSSTRAHGGLGLGLAIVHHLVELHGGTVNVDSPGEGQGTTFIVQLPLLLPNKETISAPVGLLEADSLAPVPPLLAGVRVLVVDDETDTREYISTVLQQCQAQVQAVSSVKEALQVISQWKPDVLVSDIGMPGEDGYSLIRQLRSQSPEQGGKIPAAALTAYARAEDRMRAIKEGFQLHLPKPIEPAELATVVASLVGRT, from the coding sequence ATGCCAAATAGCAACCGCTTGCAAATGCAAGATGTACGAAATTCAATATTGGTCAAGGTTGCAGCAGCGATCGCCATCCTTGCAGGTAGTTTTGTGCTGCTTGGATGGATGTTCCACATTGAATTTCTCAAAATGGGTAACAACCCTAGTTTGTTCACAATGAAGGTCAACACAGCGCTGTGTTTTATCTTATTAGGTATGTCGCTGTGGCTGTCACAAATCAACAAAAACAAGCAGACTGATGTAGATTTTAGACAGAAACTCAAGCGAAGACGGCCAGTTATTTATTTGTGGTTGGCTAGAGCATTGAGTTTAATACCAATCATAATTGCCTTACTCACAATTATTCAATATTTATTTGGCGCAAATTTTGGCATTGATGAGCTACTGTTTCGGGACACACAAACTCCCTTGTTGACATCTTATCCAGGCAGGATGGGATTAAACACAGCAGCTAACTTTTTTTTCCTAGGCTGTGCTTTAGAACTTTTGACTGATTCAACCAGTGAACGCCGCTATTGGTATAGTCAAATTCTGACTCTGATGGCTGGGGTGATTTCCCTAGAAGCGCTTATCGGTTACACCTACAACATCAAAATTCTCTACAGTCTCTTTGCGAATGGAACACCGATGGCATTACACACAGTATTACTGTTTAGTGTGCTGTGTATGGGAATTCTTTGGTCAAATGTAGACCAAGGATTTATGCGCGTAATTACCGGTGAAAGTTATGGCGGTTTACTGGCGCGTCGTTTATTGATAGCTGCGATCGCTGTACCTTTATTATTAGGCTGGTTGATAGTTCAAGGCCAGCGAGCCGGATATTATGAGCCGGATTTTGCCATAGCAGTATTTGCACTGATTTTAATTATTATTTTTGCCCTGTTGATTTGGCAATGTGCTGCGGTGGTAGAGCGCCTGTGGTTCAACAACGAACGCACGCAAACAGCCTTGAGAACCTATGAAGAAAAACTTAAAAGTTTTGTAGATGCTAACGTCATTGGAATCTTGCTTGGTGATGTTTACGGCAATATTCACCAAGCAAATGACGAGTTTCTGAGGATGGTTGGTTATACCCGCGAAGATTTACTCGCAGGTCACTTAAAGCGGGATACCATCACACTGCCAGAGTATCAGCATTTAGATGAACAAGCGATCGCCCAAGCTAAAACAAATACTAATGGCGCTTGTACACCATACAAAAAAGAATATCTTCGCAAAGATGGTATGTGTATACCAGTGTTAGTTGGTTACGTATTAGTGGGAGAACAACAGCAAGAATCTGTAGCTTTTATTCTGGACTTAACCGAACGCCAACAAGCACAAGAAAAAATCCTGCAACTCAATCGAGATTTACAACGGCGAGTTGTCGAGTTGCAAACCTTATTAGATGTGATTCCTATAGGAATTGGCATTGCGGAAGATCGTGAATGTAGAAATATTCGTGTTAACCCTTGTTTCGCCAAGCAATTGGGCATCTCAAGCGAGATTAATGCTTCTCTCACCGCCCCTGTTGCAGAACGACCCACAACTTTTAAAATATACCGTGAAGGTAGAGAACTCTTGCCAGAAGAACTACCTATGCAGTATTCCGCCGCGCATGGTGTAGAAGTTCTAGATTTTGAATTAGATATTGTTCATAACAACGGCCAAGTCACCAAGTTGTTAGAATATGTCGCCCCTTTATTTGATGAAGAAGGTAACAGCAGGGGTTGTATTGGCGCATTCTTAGATATTACGAGCCGCAAGCAAGCTGAGGAATTACAGCAGCAGCAACAAAAATGGCTGGAAGATGTGTTAAATCTCATGCCCAGACCATTGCTATTTATTGAGCCAGGAACTGCACGGGTAAAATTTGCGAATCGCACCGCCAACGAATTAGCAGGCGGCGAATTTCCCCAAGATGTGCCAGCCGAAGATTATCACACAGCCTACTATTGCACAGATGCCACAGGCAACCGCATTCCTAATGAGCAAATGCCAGGGGTACGAGTTGCCCGTGGTGAGCGGTTGCATAATGTAGAAATGGACTGGCACACTAACCAAGGTGTATATTCCTTATTAATATTTGCAGATACACTGCCAGCAATGCACGGCTATCCAGCTACCTGTGTGTTGGTATTTCAAGATATCACTAAACTCAAGCAAGCAGAAAAGGCATTATCTCTAGGTAATAAAAGGCTGCAATTATTATTTAGTACAGCCAGCGCTCTTTTATCTAGCCAGCAACCAGTGGCTTTGATAGACAGAGTTTTCCGCCATCTTCAAGAACAAATTAATTTAGATGTTTACTTCAACTATTTGATTGAAGATAACTCTCAAGTAATGCGTCTCGCTTCTTATGGCGGCGTGACACCAGAACTAGCAAAAGAAATTGAGTTATTAGAATTTGGTAAAGCAGTCTGCGGTACAGCAGCCCAATGTCACCAATTAATATATGTAGAAGATGTCCAGCAATCAAGCGACCCCAAAACAGAATTAATTCGCTCACTAGGTGTGAAGGCTTACTACTGTTACCCATTAATTGCTCAAGGTAAGTTGTTCGGTACCCTTTCTTTTGGTAGTTGCCGACGGGATTTCTTCACCGAAAATCAAAGAGGGATGATGCAGGCAATTTGCGACCAAATTGCGATCGCAATGGAAAGAGCGAGTTTAATTAGTTCTTTGCAACAGCAAACCGAGCAGTTGCAACAAGCCAACCGGATGAAAGATGAGTTTTTAGCCATACTCTCTCACGAATTGCGATCGCCCCTCAATGCAATTCTCGGCTGGGCGCAGCTGCTACGTAGTCGCAACCTGAACGAAACTCAAATTGCCAAAGCCTTAGAAACCATTGAGCGCAATGCTAGAATACAAACTCAAATGATTGAAGACTTACTCGATATCTCTCGGATGATTAGGGGTAAGTTAAATCTCAAAGTTTCTCCGTGCAATCTGATCACTATTATTGAATCAACCATTGAAACTGTGACTTTAGCCGCCCAAGCTAAAGAAATTGAGTTGCAATTTTCTAGGGTTAATCAAGGAGATTTACCGCATAACGCCAGCCAATTTGTCATTTCTGGTGATAGCGATCGCTTGCAGCAGATTATGTGGAATCTGCTCTCTAATGCCATTAAGTTTACACCCCAAGGCGGGAGAGTGGAAATTCACATCTCCAGAAGTGTTGGTCATGTGACCGAATCTCTCAGCTACGCACAAATTCAAATCATTGATACAGGTGTAGGTATCCAGCGCGAGTTTCTACCTTACGTTTTTGATCGCTTTCGTCAAGCCGATAGTTCCAGTACCAGGGCGCACGGTGGTTTAGGACTAGGTTTAGCAATCGTCCATCATCTAGTAGAACTGCACGGTGGGACTGTCAATGTAGATAGCCCAGGAGAAGGACAAGGTACGACTTTTATAGTCCAATTACCCTTACTGTTGCCCAACAAAGAAACTATTTCTGCACCAGTTGGCCTACTAGAAGCAGACAGTCTTGCACCTGTACCTCCCTTATTAGCTGGTGTACGCGTCCTGGTAGTAGATGATGAAACCGACACCAGGGAATATATATCCACAGTACTGCAACAATGTCAAGCCCAAGTTCAAGCAGTGAGTTCAGTTAAAGAAGCATTACAAGTAATTTCTCAGTGGAAACCCGATGTATTAGTTAGTGATATCGGTATGCCCGGTGAAGATGGTTATTCATTAATTCGCCAATTGCGATCGCAATCTCCAGAACAAGGTGGTAAAATTCCCGCAGCCGCCTTAACCGCCTACGCTAGAGCCGAAGACCGAATGCGTGCTATTAAAGAAGGTTTTCAACTACATTTACCTAAACCAATAGAACCTGCTGAGTTAGCTACAGTAGTCGCCAGCCTTGTAGGTAGAACCTAA
- a CDS encoding glycoside hydrolase family 31 protein has translation MPQYFGKLPTTNQPWKTVMNGELVNNNERSINFASGDSRLSLSILAANLIRVRFAPTGEFLSRRPWAITVDDSEWEQVFYEVKETDTTLEITTEKIHICIQKQNFHLSCFDLADRPFAQDADMGIGWRLGAVANWKKIAPDEHFYGFGERTGFLDKLSQVKTNWTVDALDYDAITDEMYQAIPFFMALRPHIGYGIFLNTTFWSQFDIGAAQPGVWKMETRGGELDYYIIYGPEPAEILRTYTQLTGRMPLPPKWALGYHQCRWSYESETVVRELAQEFRQRRIPCDVIHLDIDYMRGYRVFTWSLARFPHPAQLIGDLAKDGFKTVTIVDPGVKYEPEANYHVFDQGLANDYFVRKADGALFHGYVWPEKAVFPDFMRADVCHWWGNLHKNLTDVGVAGIWNDMNEPAIDTRPFGDGGEKIWFPLDAPQGAEEDFATHQEVHNLYGLMMAKACWEGLQQHRQQERSFVLTRSGYAGVQRWSSVWMGDNHSLWEHLEMSLPMLCNMGLSGVGFVGCDIGGFAGNATAELFARWMQVGMLYPLMRGHSAMSTMRHEPWVFGDRTENICREYINLRYQLLPYIYSLFWEAATTGAPILRPLLYHFPNDPQTYTLYDQVLLGSSLMAAPIYRPGVEHRAVYLPAGTWYDWWSGECYQGATHILADAPLEKMPLYVRGGAVIPMQPVMQYVDELPPNEIRLRVWPGNSEYSFYEDDGQTFAYINQNFSFRRINILTEANQIIVNISMREGQWTPPRRQIIVELVGVGQQQFIDDGQERSLSF, from the coding sequence ATGCCGCAATATTTTGGAAAACTCCCTACCACAAACCAACCGTGGAAAACAGTCATGAACGGGGAATTGGTAAACAACAATGAACGCAGTATTAATTTTGCCTCTGGTGATTCACGCCTCAGTCTCAGCATACTTGCAGCGAATTTAATCCGCGTGCGTTTTGCACCCACAGGCGAATTTTTGTCTCGTCGTCCTTGGGCGATAACTGTAGATGATAGTGAATGGGAACAAGTATTTTATGAGGTAAAAGAAACTGATACAACTTTAGAAATTACAACAGAAAAAATTCACATCTGTATCCAAAAGCAAAATTTTCATCTTAGCTGCTTTGATTTAGCTGATCGTCCTTTTGCTCAAGATGCAGATATGGGGATTGGTTGGCGTTTAGGTGCAGTTGCTAACTGGAAAAAAATTGCCCCCGATGAACATTTTTATGGCTTTGGTGAACGCACAGGCTTTTTGGATAAACTCAGTCAAGTTAAAACAAACTGGACAGTTGATGCTTTAGATTACGATGCAATCACCGATGAAATGTACCAAGCGATTCCATTTTTTATGGCGTTGCGTCCTCATATCGGCTACGGCATTTTTTTGAATACCACCTTCTGGAGTCAATTTGATATTGGTGCAGCCCAACCAGGGGTGTGGAAAATGGAAACTCGCGGTGGGGAGTTGGACTATTACATTATTTACGGCCCAGAACCTGCGGAAATTCTCCGCACCTATACTCAGTTAACAGGGAGAATGCCTTTACCGCCCAAGTGGGCTTTAGGATATCACCAATGTCGTTGGAGTTATGAATCAGAAACTGTGGTGCGAGAATTAGCACAGGAATTTCGCCAACGTCGTATTCCTTGTGATGTAATTCACCTGGATATTGACTATATGCGCGGTTATCGCGTCTTTACTTGGAGTCTTGCCCGTTTTCCTCACCCAGCACAATTAATTGGAGATTTAGCAAAAGATGGTTTTAAAACAGTCACAATTGTTGATCCTGGTGTGAAGTATGAACCAGAAGCTAATTATCACGTTTTTGACCAAGGATTAGCCAACGATTATTTTGTGCGGAAAGCTGATGGGGCGCTGTTTCACGGTTATGTTTGGCCGGAAAAAGCCGTCTTTCCCGACTTTATGCGGGCGGATGTGTGTCATTGGTGGGGGAATCTGCACAAAAATCTGACAGATGTTGGTGTAGCAGGTATTTGGAATGATATGAATGAACCTGCAATTGATACTCGTCCCTTTGGTGATGGTGGCGAGAAGATTTGGTTTCCCTTGGATGCACCGCAGGGCGCAGAAGAGGATTTTGCTACTCATCAAGAGGTACATAATTTGTATGGGTTGATGATGGCGAAGGCTTGTTGGGAAGGATTACAACAACATCGTCAACAAGAGCGATCATTTGTATTAACTCGTTCTGGTTATGCTGGTGTGCAGCGTTGGTCTTCTGTGTGGATGGGGGACAACCATTCTTTGTGGGAACATTTGGAAATGTCCCTACCCATGCTTTGTAATATGGGACTTTCGGGCGTGGGGTTTGTGGGTTGTGACATTGGCGGATTTGCGGGAAATGCAACGGCGGAATTGTTTGCTCGTTGGATGCAGGTAGGAATGCTTTACCCCTTGATGCGTGGACACTCGGCCATGTCTACGATGCGTCATGAACCTTGGGTATTTGGCGATCGCACTGAAAATATCTGTAGAGAATATATTAATCTGCGTTATCAGCTTTTGCCTTATATTTATAGTTTATTTTGGGAAGCAGCCACCACAGGCGCACCAATTTTAAGACCATTACTCTACCATTTTCCCAACGATCCGCAAACTTACACCCTTTATGATCAAGTACTTTTAGGCTCATCACTCATGGCTGCGCCAATTTACCGTCCCGGTGTGGAACATCGAGCCGTCTATTTACCCGCAGGTACTTGGTATGACTGGTGGAGTGGTGAATGTTATCAAGGCGCAACTCATATTTTGGCTGATGCACCCCTCGAAAAAATGCCCCTTTATGTGCGAGGTGGTGCAGTAATTCCTATGCAGCCAGTGATGCAATATGTGGATGAATTACCACCTAATGAAATTCGCTTGCGGGTTTGGCCTGGTAATAGTGAATATAGTTTTTATGAAGATGATGGGCAAACATTCGCCTACATCAATCAAAATTTTTCCTTCAGAAGAATTAACATACTGACAGAGGCAAATCAAATAATAGTCAACATTAGTATGCGCGAAGGACAATGGACACCACCACGGCGACAAATAATTGTAGAACTTGTAGGCGTAGGCCAACAGCAATTTATTGATGATGGTCAAGAACGAAGCTTGTCATTTTAA
- a CDS encoding Tab2/Atab2 family RNA-binding protein: MKIWQADFYRSSQQDKSGQVLWELLICDVNRSFEYTAACPQSEANSSWVIEQIQQAAGEKLPNVIQVFRPQSLSLIETAGRNLGIVVEATRRTLALKQWLQERHSAVSLEKPAPLPLPENLWGEQWRLATLAAGDLETEFSDRPIPILSMPEFLTPINLGLASTIPVPGVVIYGGRQSMRLARWLATAKPVALNYIAGAPDGLILEAGLVDRWVLATFEDAEVTTAAKIYEQRKQQSRGLHFLLIQPDDSGMTYSGFWLLQSEIN; this comes from the coding sequence ATGAAAATTTGGCAAGCTGATTTTTATCGGAGTTCACAACAAGATAAATCTGGACAAGTGTTGTGGGAGTTGTTGATTTGTGATGTAAATCGCAGCTTTGAGTATACAGCAGCCTGTCCCCAGTCAGAGGCAAATTCAAGCTGGGTTATTGAACAAATTCAACAAGCAGCAGGTGAAAAATTACCAAATGTGATTCAAGTTTTTCGGCCGCAGTCGTTAAGTTTAATTGAAACAGCCGGACGCAACTTAGGTATTGTGGTAGAAGCAACCCGCCGGACTTTAGCACTCAAACAGTGGTTACAAGAAAGGCATTCTGCTGTTAGTTTAGAAAAACCTGCACCTTTACCATTACCAGAAAATCTTTGGGGTGAACAGTGGCGCTTGGCAACTTTAGCGGCTGGCGACTTAGAAACGGAATTTAGCGATCGCCCCATTCCCATTTTATCTATGCCAGAATTTCTTACACCCATAAATCTGGGTTTGGCCTCAACAATACCTGTTCCTGGTGTAGTAATTTATGGCGGTAGGCAATCTATGCGTTTGGCACGTTGGTTAGCCACAGCTAAACCTGTAGCTTTAAATTACATAGCTGGTGCGCCCGATGGTTTAATTTTAGAAGCTGGTTTGGTTGATAGATGGGTATTAGCCACTTTTGAAGATGCTGAAGTCACCACCGCTGCCAAAATTTATGAACAGCGTAAACAACAAAGTCGAGGATTACACTTTTTGTTAATTCAACCCGATGATTCTGGGATGACTTACAGCGGCTTTTGGTTATTACAAAGCGAAATTAATTGA
- a CDS encoding DUF2470 domain-containing protein — protein MSEQFSPEISSRICNHMNEDHAEAVLLYAKAFANVTEATAAQMLLIDAQGMDLSAQLNGETIPVRIQFDHVLADAEDAHQTLIAMVKQARLTGDR, from the coding sequence ATGTCTGAACAATTTTCTCCCGAAATTAGCTCACGCATCTGCAACCACATGAATGAAGATCATGCTGAGGCGGTATTACTATATGCAAAAGCTTTTGCTAATGTCACAGAGGCGACAGCCGCCCAAATGCTATTAATTGATGCTCAAGGTATGGATTTAAGCGCACAACTAAATGGAGAAACGATACCAGTGCGTATCCAATTTGACCATGTTTTAGCTGATGCGGAAGATGCCCATCAAACTTTGATTGCGATGGTAAAACAGGCACGGCTGACAGGTGATAGGTGA
- a CDS encoding metallophosphoesterase family protein — translation MSETRQRRIVIGDVHGHYEGLMTLLEAIAPTSNDQVYFLGDLIDRGPHSYHVVNFVKQNNYPCLLGNHEQMLLNILTQKNVPPPAMQAWLYSGGQATLSSYQTSTIPQDHLDWFQALPTYLDLGDIWLTHAGLNPTMPLAEQTADQFCWIRDEFHGIEKPYFPDKLIIVGHTITFTLPNVTPGKLAEGKGWLDIDTGAYHPRSGWLTGLDITNQLIYQVNVFQNSVRILPLEDGVITVEPSQIKARRHPQRA, via the coding sequence ATGAGCGAAACTAGGCAACGGCGAATAGTTATTGGGGATGTGCATGGCCATTATGAAGGCTTGATGACTCTGTTAGAGGCGATCGCACCAACATCAAATGATCAAGTTTATTTTCTCGGCGACTTAATTGATCGCGGCCCCCACAGCTACCATGTAGTTAACTTTGTCAAACAGAATAATTATCCCTGTCTGCTAGGTAACCACGAGCAGATGTTATTGAATATTCTCACCCAAAAAAATGTTCCCCCACCAGCCATGCAGGCTTGGCTATACAGCGGCGGACAAGCAACTCTCAGCAGTTACCAAACATCTACCATTCCCCAAGACCATTTAGATTGGTTTCAAGCGCTGCCCACTTATCTAGATTTGGGTGACATTTGGTTAACTCACGCCGGATTAAACCCTACCATGCCTTTAGCCGAACAAACTGCCGATCAGTTTTGCTGGATTAGGGACGAATTTCACGGGATCGAAAAGCCTTATTTTCCTGATAAGCTCATTATTGTTGGGCATACTATCACTTTTACTTTACCAAACGTAACTCCCGGTAAACTAGCCGAAGGCAAAGGCTGGTTAGATATAGATACGGGAGCCTATCATCCCCGCAGTGGTTGGTTAACGGGATTAGATATTACCAATCAGCTAATTTATCAAGTGAATGTTTTTCAAAATAGTGTGCGTATCTTGCCTTTAGAAGATGGGGTAATTACGGTTGAGCCTTCCCAAATCAAAGCTCGCCGCCATCCGCAGCGAGCATAG
- a CDS encoding M48 family metallopeptidase: MMTWKGFSANYRRWQRSWLYPIISVVVALSLCLSTPAPSRAIDLLPLLFQGAQILQLSNISDRQEVELGKQMNDELRSEIRLYRNEAVNRYVQDIGQKLAANSDRPNLPFTFQVVEDNAVNAFATTGGFVYVNTGLLKTAENEAELASVIAHEIGHIGGKHLVKQMRQRALASGVATAAGLDRNQAVAIGVDLALNRPRSRQDEFDADKRGLRTLTRAGYAQSGMVSFMQKLLKSGSGPTFLSTHPATSDRITNLKRAINAQPSSRRDGLDNAAYRANIRPLV, from the coding sequence ATGATGACTTGGAAAGGTTTTTCGGCCAATTATCGTCGCTGGCAACGTAGTTGGTTATATCCGATAATTTCGGTGGTAGTTGCTCTGAGTTTGTGTCTGAGTACTCCCGCGCCCAGTCGGGCTATAGATTTATTACCACTGTTGTTCCAAGGAGCGCAGATACTTCAACTGTCTAATATATCTGATCGCCAGGAGGTAGAACTGGGCAAACAGATGAATGATGAGCTACGTAGTGAAATTCGTCTGTATCGAAATGAAGCGGTGAATCGTTATGTGCAAGACATTGGTCAAAAATTAGCCGCCAATAGCGATCGCCCCAATCTTCCCTTTACGTTCCAAGTAGTAGAAGACAACGCTGTAAATGCTTTTGCTACCACTGGGGGTTTTGTTTATGTCAACACAGGTTTACTAAAAACTGCCGAAAATGAAGCAGAACTAGCCAGTGTGATAGCTCATGAAATTGGTCACATAGGTGGTAAACACTTGGTTAAGCAAATGCGACAAAGAGCGCTTGCTAGTGGAGTGGCTACAGCCGCAGGCTTAGACCGTAATCAAGCAGTGGCTATTGGTGTAGACTTAGCGCTCAACCGTCCCCGCAGTCGCCAAGATGAGTTTGATGCTGATAAAAGAGGTTTAAGAACTTTAACAAGAGCAGGCTATGCCCAATCAGGTATGGTCTCCTTTATGCAAAAGCTGTTAAAAAGTGGTTCTGGCCCAACGTTCTTGAGTACACACCCGGCTACAAGCGATCGCATTACTAATCTCAAACGTGCAATTAACGCTCAACCTAGTAGTAGGCGTGATGGCTTAGATAACGCTGCTTATCGAGCTAATATCCGACCGTTAGTCTAA